A region of Toxorhynchites rutilus septentrionalis strain SRP chromosome 1, ASM2978413v1, whole genome shotgun sequence DNA encodes the following proteins:
- the LOC129763509 gene encoding serine protease persephone-like isoform X2: protein MYRVQTFWFLLVWLGLVIARRLNDVSGDKCKLANGTGDGICTDARDCPYLRTVPQTDWITCGFNKSEPIVCCGPGDVTIKSTKTKSRVSLISERMCESFSMSGLSHHVFGGSIAAVNEFPHVAALGYLEDGTIKFRCGSSLISERYLLTAAHCVKEQKPQLARFGVVHLFEVNPQEPPVDIGFKNSIIHPNYTSRPLRNDIALLELDRSITEPFIHPACLYTNLTDPEPHVILSIEGWGSTDPNDFDSSPILLKANVTTLDREGCNSTLVQDKSRRSLGPLQNEQLCALGRNLRNETVGDTCVGDSGGPLELILGHRRYLVGVTSSGRLCGSTWPGVYTRISRYIDWVESIVWKS, encoded by the exons ATGTATCGGGTACAAACATTCTGGTTCCTGCTGGTCTGGTTGGGACTCGTAATTGCACGCCGGCTAAACGATGTTTCCG GGGACAAATGCAAACTAGCGAATGGTACCGGGGATGGAATCTGTACAGATGCGCGGGATTGTCCGTATTTGAGGACTGTTCCACAGACGGATTGGATAACATGTGGTTTCAATAAATCCGAGCCGATTGTATGTTGCGGCCCGGGAGACGTCACTATTAAATCCACCAAAACCAAGTCACGAGTGTCTCTGATAAGCGAACGAATGTGCGAAAGTTTCTCGATGTCCGGTCTCTCGCACCATGTTTTCGGCGGTTCAATAGCGGCTGTGAATGAGTTCCCACATGTCGCTGCCCTCGGCTATCTTGAGGATGGGACCATTAAGTTTCGCTGTGGATCAAGCCTCATATCGGAGCGATATCTGCTGACCGCAGCTCATTGTGTGAAGGAGCAGAAACCACAGCTCGCTCGGTTTGGGGTGGTTCATCTTTTCGAAGTAAATCCTCAGGAGCCTCCCGTTGACATCggcttcaaaaattcaatcattcaTCCGAACTACACGAGCCGTCCGCTCAGGAACGACATCGCATTGTTGGAGCTGGATCGATCCATAACCGAACCGTTCATCCATCCAGCGTGCTTGTATACCAACCTAACCGATCCGGAACCACATGTAATTCTCTCGATAGAAGGTTGGGGCAGCACTGATCCGAACGATTTCGATTCATCACCGATACTGTTGAAGGCAAATGTCACCACGCTGGACCGGGAGGGATGTAACAGTACCCTGGTGCAGGATAAATCACGAAGAAGCCTTGGTCCGTTGCAAAATGAGCAGTTATGTGCACTTGGGAGAAATTTAAGGAATGAAACCGTGGGAGATACTTGCGTTGGCGACTCCGGTGGTCCACTGGAGCTGATTCTAGGGCATCGACGATATTTGGTGGGTGTCACATCCAGTGGAAGGTTGTGCGGGTCGACCTGGCCGGGTGTTTACACCCGGATATCGCGATATATTGATTGGGTGGAATCGATTGTGTGGAAGAGCTAG
- the LOC129763509 gene encoding serine protease persephone-like isoform X1 produces MYRVQTFWFLLVWLGLVIARRLNDVSEGDKCKLANGTGDGICTDARDCPYLRTVPQTDWITCGFNKSEPIVCCGPGDVTIKSTKTKSRVSLISERMCESFSMSGLSHHVFGGSIAAVNEFPHVAALGYLEDGTIKFRCGSSLISERYLLTAAHCVKEQKPQLARFGVVHLFEVNPQEPPVDIGFKNSIIHPNYTSRPLRNDIALLELDRSITEPFIHPACLYTNLTDPEPHVILSIEGWGSTDPNDFDSSPILLKANVTTLDREGCNSTLVQDKSRRSLGPLQNEQLCALGRNLRNETVGDTCVGDSGGPLELILGHRRYLVGVTSSGRLCGSTWPGVYTRISRYIDWVESIVWKS; encoded by the exons ATGTATCGGGTACAAACATTCTGGTTCCTGCTGGTCTGGTTGGGACTCGTAATTGCACGCCGGCTAAACGATGTTTCCG AAGGGGACAAATGCAAACTAGCGAATGGTACCGGGGATGGAATCTGTACAGATGCGCGGGATTGTCCGTATTTGAGGACTGTTCCACAGACGGATTGGATAACATGTGGTTTCAATAAATCCGAGCCGATTGTATGTTGCGGCCCGGGAGACGTCACTATTAAATCCACCAAAACCAAGTCACGAGTGTCTCTGATAAGCGAACGAATGTGCGAAAGTTTCTCGATGTCCGGTCTCTCGCACCATGTTTTCGGCGGTTCAATAGCGGCTGTGAATGAGTTCCCACATGTCGCTGCCCTCGGCTATCTTGAGGATGGGACCATTAAGTTTCGCTGTGGATCAAGCCTCATATCGGAGCGATATCTGCTGACCGCAGCTCATTGTGTGAAGGAGCAGAAACCACAGCTCGCTCGGTTTGGGGTGGTTCATCTTTTCGAAGTAAATCCTCAGGAGCCTCCCGTTGACATCggcttcaaaaattcaatcattcaTCCGAACTACACGAGCCGTCCGCTCAGGAACGACATCGCATTGTTGGAGCTGGATCGATCCATAACCGAACCGTTCATCCATCCAGCGTGCTTGTATACCAACCTAACCGATCCGGAACCACATGTAATTCTCTCGATAGAAGGTTGGGGCAGCACTGATCCGAACGATTTCGATTCATCACCGATACTGTTGAAGGCAAATGTCACCACGCTGGACCGGGAGGGATGTAACAGTACCCTGGTGCAGGATAAATCACGAAGAAGCCTTGGTCCGTTGCAAAATGAGCAGTTATGTGCACTTGGGAGAAATTTAAGGAATGAAACCGTGGGAGATACTTGCGTTGGCGACTCCGGTGGTCCACTGGAGCTGATTCTAGGGCATCGACGATATTTGGTGGGTGTCACATCCAGTGGAAGGTTGTGCGGGTCGACCTGGCCGGGTGTTTACACCCGGATATCGCGATATATTGATTGGGTGGAATCGATTGTGTGGAAGAGCTAG